The region ATCATCAAACACACTAGTATAAGTGGCCGGGTTGCTGCGGGGAGTTCGTCCAATTGGACTTTGATCGATATCAATAATTTTTTCTAATTTTTCATAACCCGTCATCTTGGTATATTTTCCAGGCTTTTGTTTAGATCGGTTGAGTTCACGAGATAAGGCTTTTTTCAATATTCCGTTGACTAGCGTACTCTTACCAGATCCGGAAACACCCGTAACCGCTACAAGTCGACCTAAAGGAAACTTAACAGACAGGTTCTTTAAATTATTTTCAGCTGCCCCTGTAATCTGTATAGCTCCTTTGTCTTCTGTTCGGCGTTGTTTTGGTACAGGGATAAACTTTTTACCGGATAAATAAGCACCCGTTAAAGAATTTGGATCATTTGCCACTTCTTCCGGTGTTCCATAAGCTACAATTTCGCCGCCTTTTTCACCAGCGCCTGGTCCAATATCAATCAGATAGTCTGCAGCAAGCATCGTATCTTCATCGTGTTCAACGACTACTAGAGTGTTTCCTAGATCTCTCATTTTCTTCAACGAATCAATCAACCGGTTATTGTCTCGCTGGTGCAAGCCGATAGAAGGTTCATCTAGGATATACAACACACCGGAAAGATTCGAACCGATTTGAGTAGCCAGCCGAATTCGCTGCGCTTCTCCACCAGATAATGTCCCTGCTCTTCTGCTTAATGTTAGATAATTCAAGCCCACATTGCTCAAAAAGCTTAAACGATCATGAACTTCTTTCAAAATCGGTTTTGCTACCATACTTTCTTGTGTCGAAAGCGTCAATTCACTAAAAAAGCCGATTGCCTCTTCAATGGGATAATCGCTGACTTCGCCAATATCTTTATCTGCTAATTTTACGGCTAATGCTTGACGATTCAATCGTTTCCCTTTACAGGTCTGACAAGTTAATTCAGTCATATACAACCGCATTTGGTCTCTTGTAAAATCACTATTGGTTTCTTTGTAGCGTCTTGCAATATTGCGAAGTACGCCTTCAAAAGGAATATCCACATCTCGAATGCCGCCAAAGTCGTTTTTATAGTGGAAATGAAATAAGGCACCATTAGATCCTTCTAAAATAAATCGTTGTTCCTTTTCAGTCAACTTTTCAAACGGTGTATCCATATCAATATTAAATTTTTTACATGCTTGTTCTAATAATTGTGGATAATAATTTGAACTGATCGGTTTCCATGGCAGCACAGCGCCTTCTCGTAAAGTCATGGATTTTTCTGGTATCACCAAATCGATATCTACTTCTAACTTGACTCCTAATCCATCACAATCTTCACAAGCCCCAAATGGAGCATTAAATGAAAACAGACGAGGTTCCAGCTCTCCTACCGTAAAACCACAATAGGGACAAGCATAATGTTCACTGAATAAAACCTCTTCTTTGCCCATAATATCTGCAAGTGCATATCCTTCTGCTAAACGGAGTGCTGCTTCAAAAGAGTCAAATAAGCGTGAACGTATCCCTTCTTTAACGACGATCCGGTCAATGACGATTTCAATGGTATGCTTTTTGTTTTTCTCTAATTCAATATCATCTGAAATATCATACATTTCTTTGTCGACTCGCAAACGCACATAACCTTCGCTTTTGATTTTATCAAAAACTTTTTTATGTTGGCCTTTTTTTTCGACGACAATAGGAGCTAAAATTTGAACACGGGTACCTTCAGGGTATTCTAAAACACGGTCTACCATTTGTTCAACAGATTGACTGGTAATCTCAGTTCCGTCATTTGGACAAATCGGGTGACCGACTCGTGCATACAGCAAACGCAGATAGTCATTGATTTCCGTGACAGTTCCCACTGTAGAACGAGGATTTTTACTAGTTGTTTTTTGATCGATCGAAATCGCTGGACTTAATCCATCGATACTGTCAACATCCGGTTTATCCATTTGGCCAAGGAATTGCCGGGCATAGGCAGATAAACTTTCGACATAACGCCTTTGTCCTTCTGCATATAATGTATCAAACGCTAATGAACTTTTTCCCGAACCCGACAAGCCTGTCAGGACAACTAATTGGTCTCTTGGAATAGTTACATCGATGTTTTTTAAATTATGTGAGCGGGCGCCATGAATTTCAATTTTATCATTTCGCATTTGGTTTCTCCCTTTTATGGTGAATTTTAATGTTGCTTTTTCTAGATTAGAATGGGTTCTTCTAGTTTAACGCAAATCACAAAAAATAGGATAGCAAAGTGCTTCCTATTTTAGATCTCTTTAGTTTATTATAACACACTTTTTTCTTTTAGCGAACGTTTGTTCGTGATTTTTATTCTGCTAAAATGCGTTGCGATATTTCTTGTAATTGTGCCTGGTTTGTAAAGTTGCCGCTTAATAATTCCGGTAAGATTTCATTTAAAAAATATTGAACACTGTTTAAATGATCAAATTGCAGAATGGTCTTCAAAGATTCTTCATAGATTTCAGTAAAGACACTTTCAGGATTGCCTTTTTGAATTTCTCCAAAAGACTCATATAATAAATCTACTTTATCAGCTACAGATAAAATTTCTCCTTCAAGTGTTGCATCTTTTCCTTCTTTGAGACGCTTTGAATACGCTTCTTGAAATTCAGCTGGAATTTCATTTTTAATAAAATTCTCCGTCATTGATTCTTCAACATCTGCCAGCATCTCTCTTAATTGTGGCGTTGCGTATTTGACCGGTGTTTTGATATCACCGATAAACAACTCTGAATAGTCATGATTAAGAGCTTTTTCATAAAGTGAACGCCAATCAACTGTTTTTCCGCTTTGCTCCTCTACTGTTCCTAAAAACTGAGCAATATTAGTCACTTTAAATGAATGAGCAGCAACTGAGTGTTCTTCATACTTAAACTTTCCTGGGCAGCGAAAAATACTTTCTAAATCGCTTAAACTTTTAATGTATTGATGCATTCCCATTGAACTCATCCTTTCCTAACCAAATTTTTACTAGTCTAACACAGAACATCTATAGAAGCAAAAATTCTTATCGAGTTGGAATATGGTCTTCTTTCTTTTTTAACCTTCATTGATATGGATGATTCCTTGGTCTAAGATTCCATACACATGTTGGTCCATCTGGCTGTAGAGCATACTTTTGCCTTTTCTGCGGGATTTTACTAAGCGAGCTGTTTTCAATACTTTTAATTGATGAGAAACAGCCGACTGTTCCATCTTCATAACGGTTGCGATGGTTCCTACGTTTAATTCTTGGTTTTCTAATAAGTATAAAATCGCTATTCGTGTGGGATCGCTAATGATTTTAAAAAGTTTACTGACTTCTTGAATAGTTTTGTCATCTAGTAATAAAGGTTCCTGTTGGTCCATCTGCTTGCTCCTCACTAACACGACTCAACATATGCGTGTTTATTCATATGATTATTTTACCACAATTTCTTTTTAAAGTAATGTCTGGCAACTGGCACACACCTTAAAAATCAGTGAGAAATCAGATTTTTCCAAGCAGCTATTTTATATGAACAGCTGATCCAAACCAAAATAAGTTGATCCAAAAAGATAAGAAATAGGGTTCTACAACATTTGATGTTGGTCAGAAAAAATGATTTAGATATACATCTCAACCATTTCTGGAGGAAGAGGGAGTTGCTTGTAGCCATGTAAAGGATACAAAGAGAATTACTTAGCGTTAGGCTTTAGCCCTTACGCTAAGTTTGACAATTGTAAGTTTTGAGATGCGTTTTTTGGCTCAAAACGGTCCCATGGCTTTCCACAAGCAACGCCATATTCCGGAGGAAATTTTATTACCAACGCTAAAAAATAAAGAACCAGAAATAAAGAAGCTGTTTGCAAATTCTAATACGTTGAATTCGCAGACAGCTTCTTTATTATCATTACTGGCCTTTGAACAGGCGGTCATTTTTATTGTTCGTATTTAATTCAGTCATTTTCCCTGTATCTAAGTAAATGATCCATTCACAAATGTTGGTCACATAATCGCCAATACGTTCAATAAATCCAGCTACCAACATATAGTCGGAAGCACCTAAAACAATTTCCGGATCGGCTTTCATCTGTTTAATGCAGGCTTGATAGATTTTTCTAAAATCATCATCAACTGCTACATCGCTTAAAGCTACTTTTTCAGCTTTGTCTGCATCTGAAACTACATATGCATCCAGGACATCTTGAACCATTACTTTGACTTTTTCCGACATCTCAGCAATTTGAGCTTCGATCTCATAGTCGCGCTTGTTTCCTTTTACTCGGATGGTCGACTTAGCAATACTAACTGCGTGATCTCCCATTCTTTCTAAATCAGCGCTTGCTTTCATAATCGTCACTATTTTACGCAAGTCAGTTGTCACAGGTTGTTGCAAAGCAATCAATTCAAAACATCTATTTTCTAAGTCTACTTCGTACTTATTGATGACCCTGTCTCCTATGATAACTTCTTTAGCCAATTCTTTATCATGATTCACAAAAGCTTTAACTGATTTATAGACTGCTTCATTCACTCCTTTTCCCATTTGAAAAAAGCGAATGTGTAGATCATTCAATTCTTCTTCGAATACACGTCTCATTTGCTACCACTCCTATTTGCCATCTTACAGCTTATTATACCTATGAATTACCCAAAACGTCCAGAAATATAATCTTCCGTTTCTTTTTTACGAGGATTGGTAAAGATTTGGCGAGTTTCGCCGTGTTCAATTAAGTGGCCATTTAAGAAAAAAGCAGTATTATCAGAAATCCGGGAAGCTTGCTGCATATTGTGTGTAACGATAATCATTGTATAATCGTCTTTCAAGTCCAACAACATCCGTTCAATTTTCCCACTAGAAACTGGATCTAACGCACTAGTCGGTTCATCCAGTAAAATGATCGCTGGTTCGACAGCTAAAACTCTGGCAATACAGACCCGTTGTTGTTGTCCGCCAGAAAGCGCTAAGGCACTTTTGTGTAATTTGTCTTTCACATCATCCCAGACAGCTGCCTTCTTCAAACTCATTTCTACAATTTCTTCTATTTTCTTTTTATCTTTCATACCAGCGATCCGTAAACCGTAAGCCACATTTTCAAAAACTGAAAATGGAAAAGGGTTCGGTTGTTGAAAAACCATCCCGATTTTTTTTCTTAATTCCACTGTATCCATTTTAGGACTGTAAATATCTTTTTGTTCAAACGTTACATTACCTGTGATAGTAACATCTGGAATTAAATCATTCATGCGATTCAATGTTCTTAAATAGGTAGACTTTCCGCATCCGCTGGGACCAATCAAAGCCGTGATTTCATGCGGTGAAAAGTCTAATGAAATACCTTTTAAGGCTTCTTTTTTTCCATAATACAAATGAACGTCTTTAGATTCAATAATATGATTTTCTTTATTCACGTTGCTTCCTCCTAACCAAAGTGACCTGAAACATAGTCTTCAGTTGATTGTATTTTTGGTCGCGTAAAGACTTTTCTTGTTTCATCGTATTCAATCACATTTCCCGTATAAAAAAATGCTGTGTAGTCACTGATACGAGAGGCTTGTTGCATATTATGCGTCACAATGATAATCGAATAATTTTCACGTAATTGCAGCAATGTTTCTTCTACTTGACTCGTAGAGATCGGATCTAATGCACTTGCCGGTTCATCTAATAATAAAATATCCGGTTTTAAAGCGATCGCACGTGCAATACATAGGCGTTGTTGTTGCCCGCCAGATAACGCTAAAGCACTTTTATGCAAATCATCTTTTACTTGTTCCCATAAAGCAGCTTGTTTTAAACTGGTTTCCACAGCTTCATCTAAGGTTGCTTTGTCTTTGATGCCATGACGCTTCAATGCAAAACTAATATTATCGTAAATCGATTTACTGAAAGGATTAGGTCGTTGAAAAACCATTCCAATATTTTTACGCATTTCGTATACATCTGTTTCCGCAGAGTTGATATTTTTACCTTTATACATAATTTCACCTGTC is a window of Carnobacterium mobile DSM 4848 DNA encoding:
- the pstB gene encoding phosphate ABC transporter ATP-binding protein PstB gives rise to the protein MPEQTNLETNILKMKPTASVDLSTKDLHVWYGQNEAIKGVSLEFEENKITSLIGPSGCGKSTYLRSLNRMNDEIQIAKVTGEIMYKGKNINSAETDVYEMRKNIGMVFQRPNPFSKSIYDNISFALKRHGIKDKATLDEAVETSLKQAALWEQVKDDLHKSALALSGGQQQRLCIARAIALKPDILLLDEPASALDPISTSQVEETLLQLRENYSIIIVTHNMQQASRISDYTAFFYTGNVIEYDETRKVFTRPKIQSTEDYVSGHFG
- a CDS encoding HD domain-containing protein — its product is MGMHQYIKSLSDLESIFRCPGKFKYEEHSVAAHSFKVTNIAQFLGTVEEQSGKTVDWRSLYEKALNHDYSELFIGDIKTPVKYATPQLREMLADVEESMTENFIKNEIPAEFQEAYSKRLKEGKDATLEGEILSVADKVDLLYESFGEIQKGNPESVFTEIYEESLKTILQFDHLNSVQYFLNEILPELLSGNFTNQAQLQEISQRILAE
- the uvrA gene encoding excinuclease ABC subunit UvrA; its protein translation is MRNDKIEIHGARSHNLKNIDVTIPRDQLVVLTGLSGSGKSSLAFDTLYAEGQRRYVESLSAYARQFLGQMDKPDVDSIDGLSPAISIDQKTTSKNPRSTVGTVTEINDYLRLLYARVGHPICPNDGTEITSQSVEQMVDRVLEYPEGTRVQILAPIVVEKKGQHKKVFDKIKSEGYVRLRVDKEMYDISDDIELEKNKKHTIEIVIDRIVVKEGIRSRLFDSFEAALRLAEGYALADIMGKEEVLFSEHYACPYCGFTVGELEPRLFSFNAPFGACEDCDGLGVKLEVDIDLVIPEKSMTLREGAVLPWKPISSNYYPQLLEQACKKFNIDMDTPFEKLTEKEQRFILEGSNGALFHFHYKNDFGGIRDVDIPFEGVLRNIARRYKETNSDFTRDQMRLYMTELTCQTCKGKRLNRQALAVKLADKDIGEVSDYPIEEAIGFFSELTLSTQESMVAKPILKEVHDRLSFLSNVGLNYLTLSRRAGTLSGGEAQRIRLATQIGSNLSGVLYILDEPSIGLHQRDNNRLIDSLKKMRDLGNTLVVVEHDEDTMLAADYLIDIGPGAGEKGGEIVAYGTPEEVANDPNSLTGAYLSGKKFIPVPKQRRTEDKGAIQITGAAENNLKNLSVKFPLGRLVAVTGVSGSGKSTLVNGILKKALSRELNRSKQKPGKYTKMTGYEKLEKIIDIDQSPIGRTPRSNPATYTSVFDDIRDLFASTNEAKIRGYKKGRFSFNVKGGRCEACRGDGILKIEMHFLPDVYVPCEICHGTRYNSETLEVRYKGKNISEVLNMTVEEAVIFFEHIPKIHRKLQTIIDVGLGYITLGQPATTLSGGEAQRMKLASELHKRSDGKNFYILDEPTTGLHTEDIARLLEVLNRLVEAGNTVLVIEHNLDVIKTADYVIDLGPEGGAGGGTILVTGTPEKVAESTGSHTGYYLKKILARDNARQ
- a CDS encoding ArsR/SmtB family transcription factor; its protein translation is MDQQEPLLLDDKTIQEVSKLFKIISDPTRIAILYLLENQELNVGTIATVMKMEQSAVSHQLKVLKTARLVKSRRKGKSMLYSQMDQHVYGILDQGIIHINEG
- the phoU gene encoding phosphate signaling complex protein PhoU — encoded protein: MRRVFEEELNDLHIRFFQMGKGVNEAVYKSVKAFVNHDKELAKEVIIGDRVINKYEVDLENRCFELIALQQPVTTDLRKIVTIMKASADLERMGDHAVSIAKSTIRVKGNKRDYEIEAQIAEMSEKVKVMVQDVLDAYVVSDADKAEKVALSDVAVDDDFRKIYQACIKQMKADPEIVLGASDYMLVAGFIERIGDYVTNICEWIIYLDTGKMTELNTNNKNDRLFKGQ
- the pstB gene encoding phosphate ABC transporter ATP-binding protein PstB translates to MNKENHIIESKDVHLYYGKKEALKGISLDFSPHEITALIGPSGCGKSTYLRTLNRMNDLIPDVTITGNVTFEQKDIYSPKMDTVELRKKIGMVFQQPNPFPFSVFENVAYGLRIAGMKDKKKIEEIVEMSLKKAAVWDDVKDKLHKSALALSGGQQQRVCIARVLAVEPAIILLDEPTSALDPVSSGKIERMLLDLKDDYTMIIVTHNMQQASRISDNTAFFLNGHLIEHGETRQIFTNPRKKETEDYISGRFG